In Candidatus Delongbacteria bacterium, a single window of DNA contains:
- a CDS encoding DUF2400 family protein — protein MKPARLLRLRRFLGGLSEEQLRQPPSSQALHPARLLAHPRDKEFAAFLICLLQAGDAEESRRTSGLLLNRLGPQPALTLVKANRQMLQDLCQDLQLGFIGPLGLALWLAALRNALRRHRSLADLYTTCLGPAGNRPPLVALDRFVVELGYGLSDEECREQRLGHLLPRPAKGSSTARLHLFLRAVCRPDDGADLGLWSLPRPDQLFLPLDQAILDRLRWLKLTEREKPSRGAVLEVTQQLRLLRPADPAFFHHGLERLVQSGLDMEGMRQLFRHA, from the coding sequence GTGAAACCTGCCCGGCTTCTGCGGCTGCGACGATTCCTGGGGGGGCTGTCCGAGGAACAGCTTCGGCAGCCCCCGTCCAGCCAGGCCCTGCACCCGGCCCGCCTGCTGGCCCATCCCCGGGACAAGGAATTCGCCGCCTTCCTGATCTGCCTCCTGCAGGCCGGGGACGCGGAGGAGAGCCGGCGGACCAGCGGCCTGCTGCTCAACCGCCTGGGCCCCCAGCCCGCCTTGACCCTGGTGAAGGCCAACCGCCAGATGCTGCAGGACCTCTGCCAGGATCTGCAGCTGGGCTTCATCGGGCCGCTGGGCCTGGCCCTCTGGCTGGCCGCGCTGCGCAACGCCCTGCGCCGGCACCGCAGCCTGGCCGACCTCTACACCACCTGCCTGGGCCCGGCGGGCAACCGTCCGCCCCTGGTGGCCCTGGATCGCTTCGTGGTGGAGCTGGGCTACGGGCTGAGCGACGAGGAGTGCCGCGAACAGCGGCTGGGCCACCTGCTGCCCCGCCCGGCCAAGGGCTCGTCCACGGCGCGCCTGCACCTCTTCCTGCGGGCCGTCTGCCGGCCCGACGACGGCGCGGACCTCGGCCTCTGGAGCCTGCCCCGGCCGGACCAGCTCTTCCTGCCGCTGGATCAGGCGATCCTCGACCGCCTGCGCTGGCTGAAGCTGACCGAGCGCGAGAAACCCAGCCGGGGCGCCGTGCTGGAGGTCACCCAGCAACTGCGCCTGCTTCGGCCGGCGGACCCGGCCTTCTTCCACCACGGCTTGGAGCGGCTGGTGCAATCCGGGCTGGACATGGAAGGCATGCGCCAGCTCTTCCGCCACGCCTAG
- a CDS encoding bifunctional oligoribonuclease/PAP phosphatase NrnA, with protein MPTASAAPSPALFPPPRPGGETGDPRAHDWSAVLRWLEEGHGFLLTTHVNPDADGLGSLAALAHSLRERGRRVLVVLPSPMPEFCRFLLAELDAPVHEDPSRVPAEELAGLDRAVILDVSGRERIGAVAGLLDSGGLPCLVLDHHLSNEAVDPFQVVFPGLSSTGELLGALLGAWGAPPTPAVARSLYAALTSDTGGFAFACTTGDTLELAAALVRAGAQPARIHDQLNQNYPAARFDLLARFLATRRSHAEGRLAEFELSLAMLRETGAAREDSEGFVNLGLSIRGCCLSLLFCELEDGRTKVNFRCVEPYDVCALARELGGGGHRLAAGATVAAPLAELRPRVLELALAQLRER; from the coding sequence ATGCCCACGGCATCCGCCGCCCCGTCCCCCGCCCTGTTTCCGCCCCCCCGGCCCGGCGGGGAAACGGGGGATCCGCGCGCCCACGACTGGAGCGCCGTGCTGCGCTGGCTGGAGGAGGGGCACGGCTTCCTGCTGACCACCCACGTCAATCCCGACGCCGACGGGCTGGGATCGCTGGCGGCGCTGGCCCACAGCCTGCGCGAGCGCGGCCGGCGCGTGCTGGTCGTGCTGCCAAGTCCCATGCCCGAGTTCTGCCGCTTCCTGCTGGCGGAACTGGACGCCCCCGTGCACGAGGATCCGTCCCGCGTGCCGGCGGAGGAGCTGGCTGGCCTGGACCGGGCCGTGATCCTGGACGTCTCCGGCCGCGAGCGCATCGGCGCGGTGGCCGGGCTGCTGGACTCCGGCGGCCTGCCCTGCCTGGTGCTGGACCACCACCTCTCCAACGAGGCCGTCGATCCTTTCCAGGTGGTTTTTCCCGGCCTGAGCAGTACGGGCGAGCTGCTGGGGGCCCTGCTGGGCGCCTGGGGCGCGCCGCCCACGCCCGCCGTGGCCCGCTCGCTCTACGCCGCCCTGACCTCGGACACCGGCGGCTTCGCCTTCGCCTGCACCACAGGGGACACCCTGGAACTGGCGGCCGCGCTGGTGCGGGCGGGCGCGCAGCCGGCGCGCATCCACGACCAGCTGAACCAGAACTATCCGGCGGCCCGCTTCGACCTGCTGGCCCGCTTTCTGGCCACGCGCCGCTCCCACGCGGAGGGGCGCCTGGCGGAATTCGAACTCTCCCTGGCCATGCTGCGCGAGACCGGCGCGGCCCGGGAGGACAGCGAGGGCTTCGTCAACCTGGGGCTGTCCATCCGCGGCTGCTGCCTGAGCCTGCTCTTCTGCGAGCTGGAGGACGGGCGGACCAAAGTCAACTTCCGCTGCGTGGAACCGTACGACGTCTGCGCCCTGGCCCGGGAACTGGGCGGCGGCGGCCACCGGCTGGCGGCCGGGGCCACGGTGGCGGCTCCCCTGGCGGAGTTGCGGCCCCGGGTGCTGGAGCTGGCCCTGGCCCAGCTGAGGGAGCGATGA
- the dxs gene encoding 1-deoxy-D-xylulose-5-phosphate synthase yields MARLIESINSPADLRALPEPQLPDVCRELRDHVIDVITQVGGHLGASLGVVELTVALHRVFETPRDALIWDVGHQAYIHKLLTGRRERFSTIRQYKGLSGFLKRAESEHDSFGAGHASTSISAALGFAEAAHHLRQPRHVTAIIGDGAMTGGMAMEALNNAGSSGRDLLVILNDNAMSISPNVGALSRTFTEMTTSPKLNRLRDQLWEALGRLPGGTSKLARELGHRVEESLHSMVTPGLLFDELGFRYFGPVDGHDLPGLIRILERIKQIRGPRLLHVLSVKGKGLEVAEKNPVKYHGVGGKLVDSGDLPAPPPPLERPSAPSYNSLLAGILEPYVQRDPRVVAVTAAMAEGTGLAGFAAAHPGRVYDVGIAEGHAVTFSAGLAAAGMRPVVCIYSTFLQRAVDSIVHDVALQHLPVLFLLDRAGLVGADGPTHHGTLDIAYLAMIPELVLAAPKDGDELADLVATAMDHETGPFAIRYPKDNSFHWTPGREPRVLPLGSWEWLRRARGPVLVACGALVQEALEAADLLEARGISTAVVNARFLKPLDPELLDELACHPGPIYSLEEGTVVNGFGVMLREALAARGHAGPLTLLGLPDDWVEHGERRILLHTVGLTGVDLARRVEQDLGTR; encoded by the coding sequence ATGGCGCGCTTGATCGAGAGCATCAACAGCCCCGCGGACTTGCGGGCCCTGCCGGAGCCGCAGCTGCCGGACGTCTGCCGCGAGCTGCGCGACCACGTCATCGACGTGATCACCCAGGTGGGCGGCCATCTGGGAGCCAGTTTGGGCGTGGTGGAACTGACCGTGGCCCTGCACCGGGTCTTCGAGACCCCGCGGGACGCGCTGATCTGGGACGTGGGGCACCAGGCCTACATCCACAAGCTGCTCACGGGCCGGCGCGAGCGCTTCTCCACCATCCGCCAGTACAAGGGGCTCTCGGGTTTCCTGAAGCGCGCGGAGTCCGAGCACGACTCCTTCGGGGCGGGCCACGCCTCCACCTCCATCTCCGCCGCGCTGGGCTTCGCCGAAGCCGCCCACCATCTGCGCCAGCCGCGCCACGTGACGGCGATCATCGGCGACGGCGCCATGACCGGCGGCATGGCCATGGAGGCCCTGAACAACGCGGGGAGCAGCGGGCGCGACCTGCTGGTCATCCTGAACGACAACGCCATGTCCATCAGCCCCAACGTGGGCGCCCTCTCGCGCACTTTCACCGAGATGACCACCAGCCCCAAGCTCAACCGCCTGCGCGACCAGCTCTGGGAGGCGCTGGGCCGCCTGCCGGGCGGCACCAGCAAGCTGGCCCGGGAGCTGGGCCACCGGGTGGAGGAGAGCCTGCACAGCATGGTCACGCCGGGCCTGCTCTTCGACGAGCTGGGCTTCCGCTACTTCGGACCCGTGGACGGCCACGACCTGCCGGGGCTGATCCGCATCCTGGAGCGCATCAAGCAGATCCGCGGCCCGCGCCTGCTGCACGTGCTGAGCGTCAAGGGCAAGGGCCTGGAGGTGGCGGAGAAGAACCCGGTGAAGTATCACGGCGTGGGCGGCAAGCTGGTGGATTCGGGCGACCTGCCCGCCCCGCCGCCGCCGCTGGAGCGCCCCAGCGCGCCCAGTTACAATTCGCTGCTGGCCGGGATCCTCGAGCCCTACGTGCAGCGGGATCCGCGCGTGGTGGCGGTCACGGCCGCCATGGCCGAGGGCACGGGCCTGGCGGGTTTCGCCGCCGCGCATCCCGGCCGGGTCTACGACGTGGGCATCGCCGAGGGCCACGCCGTGACCTTCTCCGCCGGACTGGCGGCGGCGGGCATGCGGCCCGTGGTCTGCATCTACTCGACGTTCCTGCAGCGCGCGGTGGACAGCATCGTCCACGATGTGGCCCTGCAGCATTTGCCCGTGCTCTTCCTGCTGGACCGCGCCGGGCTGGTGGGGGCGGACGGGCCCACGCACCACGGCACCCTGGACATCGCCTACCTGGCGATGATCCCCGAGCTGGTGCTGGCGGCGCCCAAGGACGGCGACGAGCTGGCCGACCTGGTGGCCACGGCCATGGACCACGAAACGGGGCCCTTCGCCATCCGCTACCCCAAGGACAACAGTTTCCACTGGACGCCCGGGCGCGAGCCGCGCGTCCTGCCGCTGGGCTCGTGGGAGTGGCTGCGGCGCGCGCGGGGACCCGTGCTGGTGGCCTGCGGCGCGCTGGTGCAGGAGGCCCTCGAGGCCGCCGACCTCCTGGAAGCCCGGGGCATCTCCACGGCCGTGGTCAACGCGCGCTTCCTGAAGCCGCTGGATCCCGAGCTGCTGGACGAGCTGGCCTGCCACCCGGGGCCGATCTACTCGCTGGAGGAGGGCACCGTCGTGAACGGCTTCGGCGTGATGCTGCGCGAGGCCCTGGCCGCGCGCGGGCACGCCGGTCCGCTGACCCTGCTGGGCCTGCCCGACGACTGGGTCGAGCACGGCGAGCGGCGCATCCTGCTGCACACCGTGGGCCTGACGGGCGTGGACCTGGCCCGGCGGGTGGAACAGGATCTGGGCACGCGCTGA
- the ispH gene encoding 4-hydroxy-3-methylbut-2-enyl diphosphate reductase, which translates to MIIHLAREAGFCFGVERAIDLVQAARDEQPGRSIDILNEIVHNRHVIDDFARQDVQSVHSVAEARDGIFVISAHGVSPEIVAQAKARNLEVLDVTCPLVTKIHRTADRLVKRGYEVLLLGDEGHDEVEGVLGVAPAHIHRIRQPEEAAGLPEWGQVALVSQTTQGMAEFDQMERALKVRFPHLEVHNTICHATEQRQEAITELAGVAEAVIVVGSGNSANARRLRDIAAEMGRPAWLIEDERGLEPAWVAGRAVVGVSAGASTPDKLIRGVIARLEALGGTLSPLPGQDLGRIRPDLALAAITEGGSRGDPHA; encoded by the coding sequence ATGATCATCCATCTGGCCCGCGAGGCGGGGTTCTGCTTCGGCGTGGAACGGGCCATCGACCTGGTGCAGGCGGCGCGCGACGAACAGCCCGGGCGCTCCATCGACATCTTGAACGAGATCGTGCACAATCGCCACGTGATCGACGACTTCGCCCGCCAGGACGTGCAGAGCGTGCACTCCGTGGCCGAGGCCCGGGACGGGATCTTCGTGATCAGCGCCCACGGCGTCAGCCCGGAGATCGTCGCCCAGGCCAAGGCGCGCAACCTGGAGGTCCTGGACGTGACCTGCCCGCTGGTGACCAAGATCCACCGCACGGCGGACCGGCTGGTCAAGCGCGGCTACGAGGTGCTGCTACTGGGCGACGAGGGCCACGACGAGGTGGAGGGCGTGCTGGGCGTGGCGCCCGCGCACATCCACCGCATCCGCCAGCCCGAGGAGGCCGCCGGGTTGCCCGAGTGGGGCCAGGTGGCGCTGGTCTCCCAGACCACCCAGGGCATGGCCGAGTTCGACCAGATGGAGCGCGCGCTGAAGGTGCGCTTCCCGCACCTGGAGGTGCACAATACCATCTGCCACGCCACCGAGCAGCGCCAGGAGGCCATCACCGAGCTGGCCGGCGTGGCGGAGGCCGTGATCGTGGTGGGCTCGGGGAACAGCGCCAACGCCCGCCGCCTGCGCGACATCGCCGCGGAGATGGGGCGGCCGGCCTGGCTGATCGAGGACGAACGGGGCCTGGAGCCCGCCTGGGTGGCGGGACGGGCCGTGGTGGGGGTCTCCGCGGGTGCGTCGACCCCCGATAAATTGATCCGGGGCGTGATCGCCCGCCTGGAAGCGCTGGGCGGCACGCTGTCGCCGCTGCCGGGACAGGACCTGGGCCGGATCCGGCCCGACCTGGCTCTGGCGGCCATAACCGAAGGGGGCTCCCGTGGAGATCCGCACGCGTAA